The genomic stretch CTGTAAAAGGCTCAGAACAGGCTCTGGGTACAGCTCTGGGTGTTTGTGCCCCCACGTGCTGTAGGTTTGTAGGGCTGAGGCAGTCTGCTGGCTGTAGGGCCTGGTCAGAGTTCTTTTCCACCTCCTGATCATGTAATGAGATCTGCTCTGCTTGTCATTTACAGGCAGCAATGGGCCTCAGAAATTCTGCATCGATAAAGTTGGCAAAGAGACGTGGCTGCCTCGGAGCCATACATGGTGAGTGGCTGCTGTGTGGGGCACACGGGGACAGCTGCTGGTGTCCCTGTGGGGCTACATGGGGCCCTGGCTCTCCGTATACCCTCCTTCCATGGGACAGAGCTGCCAAGGGGGGACCCATGGGAGGGGACCCTGCggtggggagcagggcagcagcagcactgggctccctgctctgctcacagcgCCCTATCTCACCAGCTTTAACCGCTTGGATCTGCCTCCCTACAAGAGCTACGAacagctgaaggagaagctgCTGTATGCCATTGAGGAGACAGAAGGCTTTGGCCAGGAGTGATggagccctgctgctctcccagcgGCTCCAGtggtgcctgcagcactgctgcctgcaggatggTGCGAGCAGTGCGGACTCTCTTCTCTTGTTCCTGTGCAAGGtctgcacacacagccctggggaAGCATCCACGCGTTTCTCCCAACCCAAACTGAAGTTGGGATGGGGAGGTGGGGGCAAAAGCCCGGCCCTGCTCAGCCTGGGACTGAGGAAGGGCCAAGCCCAGCCTTGGGCACGCAGTGTGCACCACAGCTCCCGTCCCCTTGCTggacactgggggacatgggtcctgcatggggctgtgggctgcGCTCCCTGTCCTAGAGGCTGCTCCGTGTTCATGGGGTTGTCCGTGCTTGGAGAGGGGCGGGAAACCGCTGTGCACCTGGAAATGGATGTGAGCAGCTTCTGCCTGATGCGCTGAAGCCAAACCCCAGTGTTCTCTGCAGTTTGTTTTGCCCCTCTCCCTGTAGCAGTACCCAGCCCTTCCCCCTGTGGCACAGAGCCACTGATGTTCCCCAGCCCTGACTTAAGGAGCCAGGCTGGGGCTTTTCCCAGACTTAGTTAAGTGAGATCTGGTTTAGGTGTAGGCTGTCCCCCCTCTCATTTTTTCAGCCTTCCTGTGGCGTTTCCGAAGATACAGTGAGGATGAGAAGTGGCTCTTGAGCTGACTCAGGTGCTCATAAAGATATGTGTTTGGGCCCTATCTTGCTCCCAGCAAAGTACCAGGGTACCTAcagtgggggctgcagggtgcaggcagggctgggcctGGCACCGTGCTCCaccttgctgctgtgttttgagtTGCCAGTGTGCAGTGCAGGCCTGTGCTGCTTAGTATTTAAAGCAAGCGCTGGGAGCTGGTGCTCTGCAGCTTGTGCGAGGCTCAACCACCCCCATCCTGGAGCAGCCCTCAccctctgtgctgtgccaggagctTCTAGAGCTGTGATAAGGGCAGGATCAGGCCCTGCCCATGGTCCTGTTGTACCCGGGGTGAAGGGCCGTGGTGTCCCAGCTGTGGCTCTAGGACAGGGCCTCAGTGAGCAAGCATTGGTGTGTGTATATCTGTACATAAATGAAACCATGGATACAAAGCTCTGCAATAGCTTCTGACCAGTAACTGGAGCGTTTTGTACTGCACCATCCTGCCTCAGTGATGCCGATTTCTTGTGCAATAAAAGACAAGCAGCTGCCGCGGTGCGTGTCCCTGGCTGGTGTCACAGTGCAGGGACAGccccctgctctgcctggggatggggctggaggTTTGGGTACAGGATCTGAGTAATGCTGCTCCGGGGGCTACATGGGGTACTCTCCATGCCCCTGTTTCAGGAGCATGGGGGGGGCTGTGCTTGGAGCTGGCCCCGAGGTTCGTTTCCATACATGCATacatctgttctgttctgtttttctgtgcacACACGGAGGTGCCTTCCTTGTGTCGGGGGTCTGGCTGGGCACAGTGCCTGCCTGCCTCCCTCAGCCTGTAATCATGCTTAGTTAAAAATGGCTCTGGGATGGTTGGCTGGCAAtggtgctgtggctgtgtgcCCACAGCTGGGTGCCATGATGAACACCTCCCCTGTAATTAGTGGGCTGCAACCAGGGCGGGAGGGGTGGGCATGACTGGCACCAGTACAGCAGCACCACCCTCATGGGAATGTGGTGCCACTGGGGCTTGGATGATGTCATGCTGTGTGGTGCTTGGGCACAGTGCTGACAGCTGTGAGGCAGCAATGGAAGTCAGGCACATGAGAACAGCATCCCTGGGAATTGTAgcttttggttaaaaaaaaaaaataaaatccaacacAACAGAACTGAATAAGCCTGCTATTCATACCACCAGGGGCCAGCCAGCATCCTGTAATTTTGTCATcactttgcttttcagcagctctTGCGACGggttattatttctttaatagaCTATACTTGAGCTGCACTGTGGGAAATTGCTGCCAGTATGGCACAGCCCACCCCCAGAAATTCATTTCTCAGGGTGCATTGCTGTTTCCTGGCCCCAGGCCCTGATACAGCTCAGCCCACGCTGGATGTATCCCATATTCTACCAGCAACAGCCAGAGCACAGCACCCAACTGCAGCAACACTCTGTTTGGGGCAGCACCTGCCCCTTTGAGTCCATCCATACAGCCGTGTTCTAACGAATGCAACAGAGTATCACAGCAGCAAAAcgctgtgctgagcagagcactgatcattacaaaggaaaagaacGCAACAGCAAAGTGACTTAGTTTAcaagattttttaatttacaaataaaaaaactacacattttactttttctcttttttctcctctttcttgaCATCACTCTTCTCCTtgtctttctccttctcatctttcctctcctttttactctcttctttttcctgtccttctttcttctctgcatccCTGTTGGCAATCTTGTTGTTGATAAGGTTGTGCAGGGCAACCACCGAGCGGATAAGAGAAGCCAGGTAAACTACCACCATCTGGTCATTGGTCTTCAGGTAAAAGGCCTTGACGAATTCTTGCAGATTGACGTCCGGTAGCAGGTTGAAGACATCCTGAAGGTGGTAAATGATCTGGTGATTGATGGGTAGCTTGCCCATGGCTACTTTCTCGAGGTAGCTCCTGATGTCCAGAAGCTTGGAGTTCAGTCCCTTCAAGCCATGGACCTGATTTGTGATCCGCTGGGACAGAGTGCCCACCGTGGTATCCTTGATGTCTCTGAAACATGCATAACAAAGATTCGACATTAGAATGTTTGCTGTATATTCATCATCAAGCTGTGCATATTCACTAAGAGGTCcttcctgtttaaaaagaacagcaattGCAAGAACAGATGAAGCACAACTAAACAGAACACTTCAAGTCAAAGAATGAGATCAAACTGATTTACATTAGAAAGCGCATCTAAAATAGGTCATTGCTGTATGCTTTTGTGCAGAAATGCTGTCTTTGGAATAGTAGTAATAACGCCAGTTAGAGggatagaaagaaagaagcccACAGGATTTCCAGCAGGTGAAAAGGCTGTGCAGTCTGTATGAGGTGACTGCTCTTTTCCTGGCTGGCAAGCTTTGCCAGTTCgtcagctgcagctccagcagccatGCTCCCactcagccctgctctgtgaGGTTTGTAGGGGCTGAGATGGTTCCAAACCACGATATTCCAAAGCTTTGAAATGATGACAATGTAGCTGTCATCATTTGATGGAGTTTCAGTGGGCAGTTACACTTGTCACTAGCAATGACTGAACACGCCAAGCAAGACATGCTAAGTGAACACACTTGTTTAGAACGTAAGCAGCATGTTTCACAAGCTCTGCATTTCCTCCAGGAAGCTGGCACTGGGAGATGCCAGATGGACCACGTTCTCTGCTGTGCAAGTCTCACAAGAAAGCTCTCATCTTAAAGGTGTTTACCGTAACAAGTGTTCAACACCAacttcctctgcctcctcagCTCCGATCTCACTAGTCACATGCTCGAACGTCTTGGAGGTTGGAGTGCCATCCTTTGAGGTGCACAAACACAAGGAGACGGGGTTAGGCTGAGCACACGGCTGACTGCCGGTACAAAGAGACGGGCTGGCCAGTACAGACGGCTCACCCGCAAACAGGGGCAATGTGAACAGTGCCGAAGCGTAAGATGAACTGAGTCTCGTTTTGCATGACAGAATCAGGAAAAGGCAATGGGACAAATTAGGGCAAAAAGTATCAGGGGACTGAAGTACACAGGCCCTCACCAGTGAATGCAACATCACCTATGCAGAGGGCATATGAGTGCCATGGGCTGAGTatccttttgaaaatacaggCATTCTAACACTCATCTTTCAGTGGAAACCCTTTTCCTAGGAAGGCACAGAAAAACCATAAGTGCTCACATCGTGAACTTCTTCAACTGAAATATAAGCTTCTGTGGGCAGTCCCAGGTCCTTTGGTTTCACATCAATAATCACCAACACCtatggaaaaaaacccaaaacattacagaaaaccAGGTTTTTTTCAAGGACTGGAACAAAATACCTTCACGCTATAGGCTATACAGAGGTGTGAACTCCAATCATTGAAATAAGACATCTACAGCTGTTTAAAATACTGTGCGGTGAGATTTTTAACAAGTTGTATCAACAATTACAAAGGTAGGGGCCAAGGATTCCCAGGTCTTCCATTtagggagagaaaaacaaacaaacagagcgCAGTACTTACCGAGTTTGGACAGTATCTTTTCATCAGTTCATTGATAGCAATGTCATTCTTGTGCAGTTTAGGGCCTGTGTGGTACCAACCAACTATTCTTTCTCTAGCTGAGCAAAACCAGAAAGGATTCTAAATCAGAACTGTATAACAAGACAATGACAAAAGTATTTGGGCGGAGACTGAATTAGCAAATGAGCAATCTGACGCATGCAGAAGATGAATGTAAGGCAGGGGAAAATGAATCAGGGGAGGCAAGACAATGACGTGGCTTGTGATGAAGACATCTTACTTTACAGACAGAACTGTACTCCAGGGTTCTTAATTAAACTAGACTATTTCATATAATGCAGTGTTTCATATAATACAGCGATCTGTCAACTTGCAACTCTAACATCTAAGGATACAAAAATTCTAGGAACAGGAACTGTTTCACAAATGTCACAAACGTTTCAAGTTGTTCCCAGGGCTAAAAAAATTAATGGGAATTGAAGTTATGACTGAACATTCAGCTCTAATGTCTTAAATGAAGTAGTGAAGAGTAATAGAATTATTACTGAAAACATGAGTTTGTAATACTtgtaaatattacaaaaaacCAAAACGTTCTTTTGTTcataaaaaagcaatttcaggGCAAATCTGTATAGAAGTTAtagaagagaaacatttctaATTCTTTAGAAATAATGGCATTTTTGAAATCTAACTGATTCTGAAGGTACGGAGCTGTCAGGAGACTTAGGAAAATTAATTAGGTATGAATGAACGCGTGAAGAACACAAACTACTTGCACAAATTAATCCATGGAAAACCATTAGCAAAAGTGAAGCCACGTGAGGAATTAGTGTGGAGAGGCTTCTTACCTGGGCACATAATTTCCTACTTAGCTATGAATGCACTTTTTCATGTGGacaaagttttaaaagtttctAGGAGCGTATCCATGTCTGCAAGGCAACCTAAACTTACCGTTGACCTTCTTAAACATTCCATACATGTTCTCCAGATAGTCGTGGTCTAGAAACCACACAGTATCATCCTTGTCGTCCTCATCAAAaggtactggaaaaaaaaatgtcaatattTAAGGAATCAATTTCCTGACTGAAAATATTGATAGAAACACCATGTTTTAGGACAGCTCTGGCTGCTAAAGGCAATTGGATCTTAATCAGTTTCAACTGCTCTGCAATGTTACACTGCACAGGTGAAACTACACTGCAATTCTTTTTCCTAATTGCcaacagttttaaaattgaGGAATAAAATGCACAGCATTCTGAAAGTTATCCTTGGTGGCCAACATCAAAGCGTCAGAGGGAAATTCTCCCTTGTACAACAGTAACTGCATGGTACGCATACACATTTAATATGATAAACAGGATCCCAGCAGACTTCGCAGCTTGTTGATCAACAAAGAGCAAAAGTAGTTTTCACTGCAGGATGCATTTCATCAACGCTTTTACAGACTACTAGAACACCAAGAGGCACTTTACAGAAGGACTATTTACCCTTGAGTAAAGGACGAGTTGCTTCATCGGTTAGCATGTATACAGGGACACACTGCTGGTTTTGAGAACAGACTGTTCTcagcattttaatttacagGAATATTAAAGCTTCAAAGTTGAAAGGCTGTCAGCAGTacaaagaaaaccccaaacctcTTTTCAACTCAAAGGGAAAAAGATCCTCCAAaattgggaaagaaaaacagaaaaaaagtcctcACGTGGGAGAACTCCTTACAACTGTGAAACTCCATAAATAAATGGagatatttctgctttgtcacAGAGCAGTCCCACTGGGGAGGAAATGATGTAAGTAACACAGACGGGTTAGTGAGAGCCATGCATTCAAAAATTACTCCTGATATCACATGGAAGTATgtaagaggaaatggtttcaacaCCATTAACAACACGCTTAAAGGAGGAAGGAGTGCTTTAACTGGACAAAAtctgaggaaaagcaaagctgaaatacaCGTTATATCTTTCCATAAGCGGTAACAGCCACATGAGCACTGAGCTGTTCCACAAGCTGAGACACGGAGCGCTCAGCAGAGGTCAGCACGTCCAACGCAGCAAAACATTCAGCGGCActtcaaaaaaaagtttacacCTGCTGCCGGAACATGGCacactgcacagtgctgcaggcaggctgcaggacGAGACAGGCTCCAATGGGGCATTTCTGACAGCGGGCAGCTAGCACTtaagtttcacagaatcacaggggttggaagggacctctggagatcgcCCAGTCCAACCTCTCCTAAAACAGAAGTTCCCCAGATTTTGATACAGGCTGGTCTGCACAAGAGGACCTGCAACCTGGCAGGGCGGCTTAGTGATTAAACATGCAGTGCAGCCACTAAATCGTGTTTTAATGGGGATCGGCCACCCAACTCACCTGCAAAGCTGTTGGACACATCCAGGATCTTCTTCTGccaggagcccagcagcacgCCCACCACGCGCTTCTGGTTCCCAACCTTTCCTATTCTGAAGGGAAAAGGCCGTCAGCGCCCGCGCCAGAGCCCCGGCTGCAGCTATCCAGGGAGCGGCGGCTCCTTCTGCAACGGGCACGTCAAGCACCACATGCAGTGGCAGAACAGAAGGGGCGCtgtgatttttggttactgATTATTGCTTTACTCTTACAAAAGGTGACTGAGCGCCCTCAGGACCAAAGCCCGGCATGCAGTAACGCTCGGCGCGTGACACGGAGCTGAGGAAGGCACAGCGGCACAAAATGGGGATCAGCGCAGCGTCCCCTCCGCGCGCAGCGTGGGGTGTGGAGCGGGCGAGCTGCGCGCTGCCCCGTGCCCGCACGAGAGGCGGCACAACAGCAGAGGTGTCGGTGACACGGCGCTGCCTCGCGAGATGCCGTATTTCCGCACTAACGCCGCCGGTCAGAGGGTCCCACTCCGTAGCTGAGGCACAAACTGCAGCGGGTTCGAGGCCCTCCCCCCGCGCCGTGAGGGGCCCATCC from Numida meleagris isolate 19003 breed g44 Domestic line chromosome 10, NumMel1.0, whole genome shotgun sequence encodes the following:
- the PSMD7 gene encoding 26S proteasome non-ATPase regulatory subunit 7 — protein: MPELAVDRVVVHPLVLLSVVDHFNRIGKVGNQKRVVGVLLGSWQKKILDVSNSFAVPFDEDDKDDTVWFLDHDYLENMYGMFKKVNARERIVGWYHTGPKLHKNDIAINELMKRYCPNSVLVIIDVKPKDLGLPTEAYISVEEVHDDGTPTSKTFEHVTSEIGAEEAEEVGVEHLLRDIKDTTVGTLSQRITNQVHGLKGLNSKLLDIRSYLEKVAMGKLPINHQIIYHLQDVFNLLPDVNLQEFVKAFYLKTNDQMVVVYLASLIRSVVALHNLINNKIANRDAEKKEGQEKEESKKERKDEKEKDKEKSDVKKEEKKEKK